One window of the Asticcacaulis sp. SL142 genome contains the following:
- the ettA gene encoding energy-dependent translational throttle protein EttA, whose protein sequence is MAQQYIFQMQGLTKHFPGGKKIFENIWLSFYSDAKIGVVGVNGSGKSTLLKIMAGLDKEFSGEAKAADGTKMGYLQQEPHLDESKTVWENVIDWCEEKKIFDRFNKVAEQMGEEYTDELMEEMNALQEKIDAGDLWDIDSRIEMAMDALRCPPNDSGVTKLSGGEKRRVALARLLLSKPDMLLLDEPTNHLDAESVAWLQHHLEQFPGCVILVTHDRYFLNQVTKWTLELDRGKGVPHEGNYSSWLEAKQKRVVQEQSESEARQRALTKELDWVRSGAKARQAKSKARLAAYDEMVREQENSRQAQSFATIQIPPGPRLGNLVLEVTGLQKEYGDKLLFKDLTFRLPPNGIVGVIGPNGAGKSTLFKLITGVEQPDAGTLKLGETVKLAYVDQSRDDLNPDHTVWQAISGGTDVMIVGKREINSRAYVGGFNFKGGDQQKKVGLLSGGERNRVHLAKTLASGGNVILLDEPTNDLDIETLQALEEALEEFAGCAVVISHDRWFLDRLATHILAFEGDSHVEWFEGNFEMYEEDKKRRLGTDSLIPHRIKFQKFAR, encoded by the coding sequence ATGGCGCAACAGTATATTTTCCAGATGCAGGGGCTGACCAAGCACTTCCCCGGCGGCAAGAAAATCTTCGAGAACATCTGGCTTTCGTTCTATTCCGACGCCAAAATCGGCGTGGTCGGGGTCAACGGGTCGGGTAAATCGACCCTGCTCAAGATCATGGCGGGTCTCGATAAAGAATTTTCCGGTGAGGCCAAGGCCGCCGACGGCACCAAGATGGGCTACCTGCAACAGGAACCCCATTTGGATGAGTCCAAGACCGTCTGGGAAAACGTCATCGACTGGTGCGAAGAAAAGAAGATCTTTGATCGCTTCAACAAAGTCGCCGAACAGATGGGCGAAGAATACACCGATGAACTTATGGAGGAAATGAACGCCCTTCAGGAAAAGATCGACGCTGGCGATCTGTGGGATATCGACAGCCGCATTGAAATGGCGATGGACGCATTGCGCTGCCCGCCCAACGATTCCGGCGTGACCAAGCTGTCCGGCGGTGAAAAGCGCCGGGTAGCACTTGCCCGCCTGCTGCTGTCCAAGCCTGACATGCTGCTGCTCGATGAGCCGACGAACCACCTTGATGCGGAATCGGTCGCCTGGCTTCAGCACCACCTGGAGCAGTTTCCGGGCTGCGTGATCCTTGTCACCCACGACCGTTACTTCCTCAATCAGGTCACCAAGTGGACGCTGGAACTCGACCGCGGTAAGGGTGTGCCCCACGAAGGCAACTATTCAAGCTGGCTTGAGGCCAAGCAAAAGCGCGTGGTTCAGGAACAGTCCGAATCCGAAGCCCGTCAACGCGCCCTCACCAAGGAACTGGACTGGGTGCGCTCCGGTGCCAAGGCCCGTCAGGCCAAGTCGAAGGCCCGTCTGGCGGCCTATGATGAGATGGTGCGCGAACAGGAAAATTCGCGTCAGGCGCAGTCGTTTGCGACCATCCAGATCCCGCCCGGCCCGCGCCTTGGTAACCTCGTGCTCGAAGTCACCGGCCTTCAGAAAGAATACGGCGATAAGCTGCTGTTCAAGGACCTGACCTTCCGCTTGCCGCCCAACGGTATCGTGGGCGTCATCGGCCCGAACGGTGCCGGTAAATCGACCCTGTTCAAGCTGATCACTGGTGTCGAGCAACCCGACGCGGGTACGCTGAAACTCGGCGAAACGGTCAAGCTGGCCTATGTCGATCAGAGCCGCGATGACCTCAACCCCGACCACACCGTCTGGCAGGCTATTTCCGGCGGCACCGATGTGATGATCGTCGGTAAGCGCGAAATCAACAGCCGCGCCTATGTCGGTGGCTTTAACTTTAAGGGCGGCGATCAGCAAAAGAAGGTCGGTCTGCTGTCCGGTGGTGAGCGTAACCGCGTCCACCTGGCCAAGACTCTGGCGTCCGGCGGCAATGTCATCCTGCTCGATGAGCCGACCAACGATCTGGATATCGAAACCTTGCAGGCCCTCGAAGAAGCGCTGGAAGAGTTCGCCGGCTGCGCCGTGGTCATCTCCCACGACCGCTGGTTCCTTGACCGTCTGGCGACTCACATCCTGGCATTCGAGGGCGATTCACACGTCGAATGGTTCGAAGGTAACTTCGAGATGTACGAAGAAGACAAAAAGCGTCGCCTCGGCACGGATAGTCTTATCCCGCACCGGATCAAGTTCCAGAAGTTTGCCCGGTAA
- a CDS encoding GAF domain-containing protein, giving the protein MTTVESGLNAAEKAAIYAEVQRDIEAVLDGETNVTAQMATVSCLLAQAFDYYFWIGFYVVDEVKKAQGLNELVIGPYQGTLGCLRIAYTRGVCGAAATQRKTIIVDDVHAFPGHIACDSRSNSEIVVPVFDASGELIAVFDVDSQAHASFDDTDKAGLEAIMASVFAKNII; this is encoded by the coding sequence ATGACGACGGTTGAGTCAGGATTAAATGCGGCGGAAAAGGCGGCCATCTATGCCGAGGTTCAGCGTGATATTGAGGCCGTGCTTGACGGTGAGACGAACGTCACGGCGCAGATGGCGACCGTCAGTTGTCTGTTGGCTCAGGCGTTTGACTATTATTTCTGGATCGGATTTTACGTGGTCGATGAGGTGAAAAAGGCGCAAGGGCTCAACGAACTGGTTATTGGGCCCTATCAGGGCACGCTGGGCTGCCTGCGCATAGCTTACACGCGCGGCGTGTGCGGCGCGGCGGCCACCCAGCGTAAAACGATCATTGTCGACGATGTTCACGCCTTTCCGGGGCACATTGCCTGCGATTCGCGCTCCAATTCTGAAATCGTGGTGCCGGTGTTTGATGCGTCAGGCGAACTGATCGCGGTCTTCGATGTCGATTCGCAAGCGCATGCGTCGTTTGATGACACCGATAAGGCGGGGCTTGAAGCCATTATGGCATCGGTGTTCGCCAAAAATATTATTTAA
- a CDS encoding tetratricopeptide repeat protein, whose product MSRVGALSLMAVCVSLTLSGCDRPWWKWGRGGPGDEGGYSCPRPALMQNAGFNDQEFEIRYFRRAAFKNDFFAQLELADRYAAEKSTDKNLEDPIEGSVWLVMALANQEGYAPMNRILTNDGKLASRYDKCRAFERARAYRRLDRNLAMMDMSERDKVRDRVVYILSTLGADGFRTLGRLYDVQYGPMGEPADNREAVRAMMRNSDDGRRNVRSLFQRSDVDAYLYNYKATETGDVGAYVLLKDFERSAGDRKDYASFVVGKAKRWVAPYEFYPPEAPGGGVPHSDESIRSDAQDYALIRMEELPFVHVGRALVYLDLTQTLYSSPSEVPADTLTGLRAILGKATTGRAEMVRMTNAEKLRAIQLAAINGSSQAQLALAVMYSEGVGVPADYARAFYWYQQAEKQGSPEARFAMSTYFALGLAGVADQSKASAVVLRLDSAMGGYRPSAQRLRAILEQVSRNPNG is encoded by the coding sequence ATGTCACGCGTCGGAGCGCTGTCTCTTATGGCCGTGTGCGTCAGCCTGACCTTAAGTGGCTGTGACCGTCCGTGGTGGAAGTGGGGCCGCGGCGGGCCCGGTGATGAAGGCGGCTATAGCTGCCCGCGTCCGGCCCTAATGCAAAACGCCGGTTTCAACGATCAGGAATTTGAAATTCGTTACTTCCGCCGGGCGGCGTTCAAGAACGATTTCTTCGCCCAGCTTGAGCTGGCGGATCGCTACGCGGCTGAAAAATCGACCGATAAAAACCTCGAAGACCCGATCGAAGGCTCGGTCTGGCTGGTGATGGCTCTGGCCAACCAGGAAGGCTACGCGCCGATGAACCGCATCCTGACCAATGACGGGAAGCTGGCCTCGCGCTACGACAAGTGTCGGGCGTTCGAGCGGGCGCGCGCCTATCGCCGTCTGGATCGCAATCTGGCCATGATGGACATGAGCGAGCGCGATAAGGTACGCGATCGGGTTGTCTATATATTATCGACCCTGGGGGCCGATGGCTTCCGCACGCTCGGACGGCTCTATGATGTGCAGTACGGCCCGATGGGTGAGCCTGCCGACAACCGCGAAGCCGTGCGCGCCATGATGCGCAATTCTGACGATGGCCGCCGCAATGTCCGTAGCCTGTTTCAGCGCTCGGATGTCGATGCCTATCTCTATAATTACAAAGCCACCGAAACCGGCGATGTCGGCGCCTATGTCCTGCTGAAGGATTTTGAGCGCTCGGCTGGTGATCGTAAGGACTACGCCTCCTTCGTGGTTGGTAAGGCCAAGCGCTGGGTGGCGCCCTATGAATTCTATCCGCCCGAAGCGCCCGGCGGCGGCGTGCCGCATTCGGACGAAAGCATCCGTTCCGACGCGCAGGATTATGCCCTGATCCGTATGGAAGAACTGCCGTTCGTGCATGTCGGTCGCGCACTCGTCTATCTGGATCTGACCCAGACGCTCTATTCCAGCCCGTCCGAAGTACCCGCCGACACCCTGACTGGCCTGCGCGCTATTCTGGGCAAGGCCACGACCGGGCGCGCCGAAATGGTGCGCATGACCAATGCTGAAAAACTGCGCGCCATTCAGTTGGCGGCGATTAATGGCTCATCGCAGGCGCAACTGGCGCTGGCGGTTATGTACTCCGAAGGCGTGGGCGTGCCTGCCGACTATGCGCGCGCCTTCTACTGGTATCAGCAGGCCGAAAAGCAAGGCTCACCTGAGGCGCGCTTTGCCATGTCGACCTATTTCGCGCTCGGTCTGGCGGGTGTGGCCGATCAGTCGAAAGCGTCAGCCGTGGTGCTACGACTCGACTCGGCCATGGGCGGCTACCGCCCGTCGGCCCAACGTCTGCGGGCCATACTTGAGCAGGTATCGCGTAATCCTAACGGATAA
- a CDS encoding TIGR00282 family metallophosphoesterase, whose product MRFAFFGDVVGKSGRDGLTQHLPMIRKKLGLEFVIVNAENAASGFGITENTARELFEAGADCLTLGNHSWDQKEALTYIVREPRLIRPNNYPRLADAPGRGANLFQTESGKSILVVNLLGLVHMASMDDPFASADKELEACPLGVAADAIVIDMHCEATSEKMAMGHFCDGRASLVVGTHTHVPTADAQILPGGTAYQTDAGACADYDSVIGNDKEEPLRRFTTRISRDRYRPASGPATVCGVFVETDDKTGLAVRVEPIRFGGRLKPTLPEV is encoded by the coding sequence ATGCGCTTTGCGTTTTTCGGAGACGTTGTTGGTAAATCTGGCCGGGATGGTCTGACGCAACACCTGCCGATGATCCGCAAAAAACTGGGGCTGGAATTCGTCATCGTCAATGCCGAAAACGCTGCCTCAGGCTTTGGCATTACCGAAAATACGGCGCGTGAATTGTTTGAAGCCGGGGCCGATTGCCTGACGCTCGGCAACCATTCCTGGGATCAGAAAGAGGCTCTGACCTATATTGTGCGTGAGCCGCGCCTGATCCGACCCAACAACTATCCGCGTCTGGCCGATGCGCCGGGGCGAGGGGCCAACCTGTTTCAGACCGAAAGCGGCAAATCCATTCTGGTCGTCAATCTGCTCGGCCTCGTCCACATGGCGTCCATGGACGATCCGTTCGCCAGCGCTGACAAAGAGCTTGAGGCCTGCCCGCTGGGTGTGGCCGCCGATGCCATCGTTATCGATATGCACTGCGAAGCCACCTCTGAGAAAATGGCGATGGGCCATTTCTGCGATGGGCGGGCGTCGCTGGTGGTCGGCACCCATACCCATGTCCCGACAGCGGACGCGCAAATCCTGCCCGGCGGTACAGCCTACCAGACCGATGCCGGGGCCTGCGCTGACTACGACAGCGTCATAGGCAACGACAAGGAAGAACCGCTGCGCCGGTTCACGACTCGGATTTCGCGCGACCGCTATCGGCCGGCCTCAGGCCCGGCGACCGTGTGCGGTGTGTTTGTTGAAACCGACGATAAAACCGGCCTTGCGGTGCGCGTCGAGCCTATCCGTTTCGGTGGACGCCTCAAGCCGACCTTGCCAGAGGTTTAG
- a CDS encoding FkbM family methyltransferase: MDIHDFENIVRTSGLVTFPVAGSGLTLDLSLHHERLYACKLLLNVRYPQADIDTMLIKRFVLPNDSVLDAGANIGFTCLEFVAAGARKITAVEPASALFHRLSTLSHERIVPISCAISSQRGMQSLTLSTIHNQGSSLKEEIRALFPQVFGADPEVETVRVTTIDDLCDEHGPFDIWKLDIEGAEVDALLGAKKTLQENAPRVIVAELYGPFYQAFANEVKDTHPFAYRALIRHADYALALINPDDALDDTYYQHSPMYVFCRKATST; the protein is encoded by the coding sequence GTGGACATTCACGATTTTGAAAACATTGTGCGGACTTCTGGGCTAGTTACGTTCCCTGTAGCAGGTTCAGGGCTTACCCTTGACTTGTCTCTACATCATGAGAGGCTTTACGCCTGCAAGTTACTCTTGAACGTGCGCTACCCCCAAGCCGACATTGACACAATGCTTATAAAAAGATTTGTCCTTCCAAACGACAGCGTTCTGGATGCAGGTGCTAACATAGGCTTTACTTGCCTAGAATTTGTTGCCGCTGGAGCTAGAAAAATTACAGCAGTCGAACCAGCTAGCGCGCTTTTCCACCGTCTCTCTACCCTATCTCACGAAAGAATAGTTCCGATAAGTTGCGCAATATCCAGCCAGCGTGGGATGCAATCATTAACCTTATCAACAATTCACAACCAAGGGAGCAGCCTAAAGGAAGAAATCAGAGCACTTTTCCCGCAGGTATTCGGAGCCGACCCTGAGGTTGAGACGGTTCGAGTCACAACTATAGACGACCTGTGTGATGAGCATGGCCCCTTCGATATTTGGAAATTAGATATAGAAGGGGCTGAAGTGGATGCCTTGCTAGGGGCTAAAAAAACCCTTCAGGAAAACGCACCTAGGGTTATTGTTGCAGAACTGTATGGCCCGTTTTACCAGGCGTTTGCCAATGAAGTCAAAGATACTCACCCATTCGCCTATAGAGCTTTAATTAGACATGCAGATTATGCTCTCGCTCTGATAAATCCTGACGACGCCTTAGACGATACCTACTATCAGCATAGTCCGATGTACGTGTTCTGTCGTAAGGCCACTTCCACCTAA
- a CDS encoding GNAT family N-acetyltransferase codes for MTAIHITPGGEDFEALKLTHADGPEMLALARLTQPGPFAERTHELSAFIGTKQDGRLVAMAGERMKMDGFSEVSGVCTHPDFRGRGYAAGLMRLVARRIHARGDAAFLHTYADNQVAIDLYKSLGFEYRAALTATVLKLTI; via the coding sequence ATGACGGCCATACACATCACACCGGGCGGCGAAGATTTTGAGGCGCTTAAGCTAACTCACGCCGATGGCCCGGAGATGCTGGCTCTGGCCCGCCTGACTCAGCCCGGCCCGTTTGCTGAGCGGACGCACGAACTGTCAGCCTTCATCGGTACCAAGCAGGATGGCCGACTGGTCGCCATGGCCGGTGAGCGTATGAAAATGGACGGCTTTTCCGAGGTCAGCGGCGTGTGCACCCACCCCGATTTTCGCGGGCGTGGCTATGCGGCGGGGCTGATGCGACTGGTTGCACGGCGTATCCATGCGCGTGGAGACGCAGCGTTTCTGCACACCTATGCCGATAATCAGGTGGCGATTGATCTCTATAAATCGCTGGGGTTTGAATACCGGGCAGCATTGACGGCGACGGTGTTGAAGCTAACAATTTAG
- a CDS encoding FAD-dependent oxidoreductase, with product MDRRKILTGFGSALVATALPRTGYAQDARHLIPIRFSQDEIFRTTVCLRPFRAAGPRIEAEDMGRKRIVHNYGHGGAGWSLSWGSAEAAVTLAMENRPKSIAVIGAGAIGLTTALMAQRAGASVTIYAKDRFPDVRSARATGTWSPDSRVAKTDAVAADFPERWEHMARRSWTMHQSYVGLADNPVEWMDHYYLRNPQPPVPDNPTDIDPGFLYLERRLGDIVPSSHPLGPDQHRFNAEQVRRRSVLTFNIAALSHQLTEDFLIAGGRFVPMTFDTPSDLNRLKEKVIINCTGYGARALFKDESITPVRGQIVWLPPQEGVHYGFMYRGVFVVARRDGIVVQALGPNENFGWNDDNEQPDMAAAHATLAALSDVFK from the coding sequence ATGGATCGACGCAAGATTTTGACAGGGTTTGGGTCTGCGCTTGTGGCGACAGCCCTGCCCCGTACCGGCTATGCACAAGATGCGCGCCACCTGATCCCCATCCGCTTTTCGCAAGATGAGATTTTCCGCACGACCGTGTGTCTGCGCCCGTTCAGAGCCGCCGGACCACGGATTGAAGCCGAAGACATGGGCCGCAAACGGATCGTGCATAACTATGGTCACGGCGGTGCGGGCTGGTCTTTGTCATGGGGATCGGCGGAGGCGGCGGTCACACTGGCTATGGAAAACCGACCCAAATCCATCGCCGTGATCGGGGCCGGCGCGATCGGCCTGACCACAGCGCTCATGGCCCAAAGGGCGGGCGCAAGTGTGACCATCTATGCCAAAGACCGCTTCCCCGATGTGCGCTCAGCCCGCGCTACTGGCACCTGGTCGCCGGATTCGCGGGTGGCTAAAACCGATGCCGTCGCCGCGGATTTCCCTGAGCGATGGGAGCACATGGCACGCCGGTCATGGACTATGCACCAAAGCTATGTCGGACTGGCAGACAACCCCGTCGAGTGGATGGATCACTATTATCTGCGCAACCCGCAGCCGCCGGTGCCAGACAACCCCACTGACATTGATCCGGGGTTTCTGTATCTGGAGCGGCGCTTAGGCGATATCGTGCCCTCATCGCATCCCCTCGGCCCCGATCAGCATAGGTTTAATGCCGAGCAGGTCCGTCGCAGAAGCGTGCTGACCTTTAACATCGCGGCGTTGTCGCATCAGTTGACGGAGGATTTTCTGATCGCGGGCGGACGGTTCGTGCCCATGACGTTCGATACGCCATCTGACCTTAACCGGCTGAAAGAAAAGGTGATTATCAACTGCACGGGCTACGGCGCGCGTGCCCTGTTCAAAGACGAGAGCATTACCCCCGTGCGTGGTCAGATTGTGTGGTTGCCGCCGCAAGAGGGCGTCCACTACGGCTTCATGTACAGAGGGGTGTTCGTGGTCGCCCGTAGGGACGGCATTGTCGTTCAGGCTTTAGGGCCGAATGAGAACTTTGGCTGGAACGATGACAATGAACAGCCCGACATGGCCGCCGCCCATGCCACCTTAGCCGCCCTTAGCGACGTCTTTAAATAA
- a CDS encoding 5-formyltetrahydrofolate cyclo-ligase — MMTDKSLLRTEMKSHRAVLAQADPTAGDRLTQMADIDAAGVVAGYWPIQSELSPLPLMQKLSEQGCMLALPCLIPAEGGGYVMAFRRFELGDHLELGPYGISQPDADKPMILPDVVLVPLLAFDRRGGRLGYGGGFYDRALDFLKSQKEIKAWGIGFAGQELDEVPLEPHDQRLDLILTEAGAIHR, encoded by the coding sequence ATGATGACAGATAAATCCCTATTACGTACGGAGATGAAATCCCACCGGGCGGTGCTGGCTCAGGCCGATCCGACCGCCGGTGACCGGCTGACCCAGATGGCCGATATCGATGCGGCGGGGGTCGTTGCCGGTTATTGGCCCATTCAGTCCGAATTGTCACCCTTACCCCTCATGCAAAAACTGTCAGAGCAAGGCTGCATGCTGGCCCTGCCGTGCCTGATTCCGGCGGAGGGCGGTGGCTATGTCATGGCCTTTCGCCGCTTTGAGTTGGGTGATCATCTGGAACTCGGCCCTTACGGTATCAGCCAGCCCGACGCCGATAAGCCCATGATCCTGCCCGATGTCGTGCTGGTGCCGCTTTTGGCCTTTGATCGCAGGGGCGGGCGGCTGGGCTATGGTGGCGGATTTTACGACCGCGCTTTGGACTTTCTTAAATCGCAAAAAGAGATTAAAGCGTGGGGCATTGGCTTTGCGGGGCAGGAACTCGACGAAGTTCCCCTTGAACCCCATGATCAGCGCCTTGACCTCATCCTGACGGAAGCCGGTGCGATCCATAGATAA
- a CDS encoding YebC/PmpR family DNA-binding transcriptional regulator, which translates to MAGHSKFKNIMHKKGRADAVRSKLFSKLSRDITVAAKSGMPDPAMNPRLRLAVNNAKAESMPKDNIDRAIKKGAAGDADTLEDVRYEGFGPAGIGIIVEALTDNRNRTGGNVRSFFSKYGGNLGESNSVSFMWDRLGQIEYPLKAGTADAIMEAAIEAGAADVETDEDPEEGGHLIYTAYEDLNAVTEAMSKVLGDPKSTKFIWKPQTLSPISGDQARTLMKLLDALNDDDDVQNVYANFDISDEEMEALGL; encoded by the coding sequence ATGGCCGGCCATAGTAAATTCAAAAACATCATGCACAAAAAAGGGCGCGCCGACGCTGTGCGCTCAAAGCTGTTTTCCAAGCTGTCGCGCGACATTACCGTGGCCGCCAAATCGGGTATGCCTGACCCGGCGATGAACCCGCGCCTGAGATTGGCCGTCAACAACGCCAAGGCCGAGTCCATGCCCAAGGACAATATCGACCGCGCCATCAAAAAAGGGGCTGCGGGCGATGCGGATACCTTAGAAGACGTGCGCTACGAAGGCTTTGGCCCCGCCGGTATCGGCATCATTGTCGAAGCCCTGACCGATAACCGCAACCGCACCGGCGGCAATGTCCGCTCGTTCTTTAGCAAATACGGCGGAAATCTGGGTGAATCTAATTCGGTCAGCTTCATGTGGGATCGTCTGGGGCAGATCGAATATCCGCTTAAGGCCGGAACGGCTGACGCCATTATGGAAGCCGCGATCGAAGCCGGGGCCGCTGATGTCGAAACCGACGAAGACCCGGAAGAGGGTGGCCACCTGATCTACACGGCTTACGAAGACCTGAACGCGGTGACTGAGGCCATGTCCAAGGTCTTGGGCGACCCGAAATCGACCAAGTTCATCTGGAAGCCGCAAACCCTGTCGCCGATTTCGGGCGATCAGGCGCGTACTCTGATGAAGCTGCTCGATGCCCTTAATGACGATGATGACGTGCAAAACGTCTATGCTAACTTCGATATTTCTGACGAAGAGATGGAGGCGCTGGGTCTGTAA
- a CDS encoding beta-glucosidase family protein, whose product MRISIKLALLASAATLSFTLPAHAQTPAPAALAEPAQKPWLNANQSADARVEQILKEMTQAEKLTLVFGHFASDGAWLNTRGDINGLNWSPPKESLHQSAGFVYGVPRLGIPHQWLTDAGVGVASQRGPKPRLRTVLPSGMLTAATWDRDLAFKGGAMIGKEARLSGFNVQLAGGVNLVREPRNGRNFEYGGEDPLLAGIMVGEQIRGIQSNNIISTVKHYSANAQETNRFTLSANMSDKAARESDLLAFQFAIEVGNPASVMCAYNRYNGVYACEHPYLLTEVLKTDWNYKGYVMSDWGATHSTIPAANAGLDQQSGYPFDKSNYFAGPLKEAVDNGFVKPERLDDMARRILWAMVSTGLFDKPIDQTKVADANIDFAAHAKVTQADAEGGIVLLKNERNLLPIAATAKKVVVIGGHADKGVLSGGGSSQVYGLGGNAVPDTSKYANEFPGPITYYPDAPLAGIKAHTKAEVVYHDGKDIKAAARAARGADVVIVFGSQWTGESFDAELKLDHGGDALIDAVARANKKTVVVLQTGGPVFMPWLSKVGAVVEAWYPGSSGGTALARVLTGEISPSGRLPVTFPASLSQLPRPKLDGDNSKPDLRVDVNYDIEGAAIGYKWFDLKGHEPLFAFGHGLSYSTFAYSDLKASDANGKLSVSFTVTNTGKTEAADVPQVYVSPTTAKWEAPKRLGGWDKVSLTPGSSKTLTVTVDPRLLGSYDTPSKTWKIAAGDYKVSLAKSATDAGQSVTVTLPERTLNVQGK is encoded by the coding sequence ATGCGAATTTCCATTAAACTGGCCCTGCTGGCCTCAGCGGCGACCTTAAGCTTCACCCTGCCCGCGCACGCCCAGACGCCCGCCCCTGCGGCACTGGCCGAACCGGCGCAAAAACCGTGGCTCAATGCCAACCAAAGCGCTGACGCCCGCGTCGAGCAAATCCTGAAAGAAATGACGCAGGCCGAAAAGCTGACCCTGGTGTTTGGCCATTTCGCGTCGGACGGTGCCTGGCTCAATACGCGCGGCGACATCAATGGCCTGAACTGGAGCCCGCCGAAGGAAAGCCTGCATCAATCCGCCGGGTTTGTGTACGGCGTGCCGCGTCTGGGCATCCCGCATCAGTGGCTGACCGATGCCGGTGTCGGCGTCGCCTCCCAACGCGGGCCAAAGCCGCGTCTGCGTACCGTCCTGCCGTCGGGGATGCTGACCGCCGCGACCTGGGACCGCGATCTGGCCTTCAAAGGCGGGGCGATGATCGGCAAGGAAGCGCGCCTGTCGGGCTTTAATGTGCAACTGGCGGGCGGCGTCAATCTGGTGCGGGAGCCGCGCAATGGCCGTAATTTCGAATATGGCGGCGAAGATCCGCTGCTGGCCGGGATCATGGTCGGTGAGCAGATCCGTGGCATTCAGTCGAACAACATCATCTCGACCGTCAAACATTATTCCGCCAATGCTCAGGAAACCAACCGCTTCACCCTGTCGGCCAATATGTCCGATAAGGCCGCGCGCGAGTCCGACCTGCTGGCGTTCCAGTTTGCCATCGAAGTCGGCAATCCAGCCTCGGTCATGTGCGCCTATAACCGCTATAACGGCGTCTATGCCTGCGAACACCCGTACCTTTTGACCGAAGTCCTGAAAACCGACTGGAACTATAAGGGCTATGTCATGTCGGACTGGGGTGCGACCCATTCGACTATTCCGGCCGCCAATGCCGGCCTTGATCAGCAATCCGGTTACCCATTCGATAAATCCAACTATTTCGCCGGACCGCTCAAAGAAGCCGTCGATAATGGCTTTGTGAAGCCTGAGCGCCTCGATGACATGGCGCGCCGCATCCTTTGGGCCATGGTCTCGACCGGCCTGTTCGATAAACCGATAGACCAGACCAAAGTCGCCGACGCCAATATTGACTTCGCCGCCCATGCCAAGGTCACTCAGGCCGATGCCGAAGGCGGGATCGTGCTACTGAAGAACGAGCGCAATCTGCTGCCGATCGCCGCCACCGCCAAGAAGGTCGTCGTCATCGGTGGCCATGCTGATAAGGGCGTGCTGTCGGGCGGCGGCTCGTCTCAGGTCTATGGCCTCGGCGGAAACGCTGTGCCGGATACCTCGAAATACGCCAATGAGTTTCCCGGCCCGATCACCTATTATCCCGATGCCCCTCTGGCCGGGATCAAGGCGCACACAAAAGCCGAGGTCGTCTACCATGACGGCAAGGACATCAAGGCCGCCGCCCGTGCAGCTCGCGGGGCCGACGTGGTCATCGTGTTCGGCTCCCAGTGGACGGGGGAATCGTTCGATGCCGAGCTAAAGCTCGATCACGGCGGTGACGCCCTGATCGATGCGGTGGCCCGCGCCAATAAGAAAACCGTGGTCGTGCTGCAAACCGGCGGGCCGGTATTCATGCCGTGGCTGTCCAAGGTCGGCGCGGTGGTTGAGGCCTGGTATCCCGGCTCCAGCGGCGGCACGGCCCTTGCGCGCGTCCTGACTGGCGAAATCTCACCGTCGGGACGCCTGCCGGTGACTTTCCCGGCGTCGCTCAGCCAGTTGCCGCGCCCCAAGCTTGACGGTGACAACTCAAAGCCTGACCTGCGTGTCGATGTGAACTACGACATCGAAGGGGCCGCCATCGGTTATAAGTGGTTCGACCTTAAGGGTCATGAGCCGCTGTTCGCCTTTGGCCACGGCTTGAGCTATTCGACCTTTGCCTATTCTGATTTGAAGGCTTCGGATGCGAACGGTAAATTGAGCGTATCGTTCACCGTTACCAATACCGGTAAGACTGAGGCTGCCGATGTACCGCAGGTCTATGTCTCGCCCACGACCGCTAAGTGGGAAGCCCCGAAACGCCTTGGCGGCTGGGATAAGGTCAGCCTGACACCGGGTTCGTCAAAGACGCTGACCGTCACGGTCGATCCACGTCTGCTGGGGTCTTATGATACGCCGTCCAAGACCTGGAAGATCGCCGCCGGTGATTACAAGGTCTCGCTGG